Below is a genomic region from Candidatus Binatia bacterium.
ACCGGCTACCTCGAACGTGCTGAGGCCCTGTTGCGTCTAAACGCTGGACAGATGCGCGAGCAGCCGTTCGGCTGCAGCAATCTGCTCTGCGCCGTCGACTTCTACGTGCAGAAACCGCGCGAGATCGTGATCGTCGGAGAGCCCAAGAGGCCCGAGACGGAAGCCTTGCTGCAACACGTTCGTGAGACGTACATCCCGAATCGCACCTTGACGCTCGTCGATCCCGCGCGTGGCGACGACCTACCGTCGCTGCTGCAGGGCAGAGGACAGATTGACGGGAAGCCGACGGTGTACGTGTGCCACAACATGGCCTGTGCGGCACCGGTCACCACGTGGCCGGATGTCGAGCCTCTGCTGCACGGCTGACGGCTGACGCGGACAGCGCCCGACCGAGCAACTTCCTCCTACTGCGGTGCGATGGCGTAGACGCGGCCGTCATCAGCACCAACGTACACTGTACCGTCGCTGCCGATGGCGGGCGAGGAACGCACGGCGGTGGCGGGTGAGGAACCCACGGCGGGGCCGATCGGGAATGTCCCCACGTTGCCAATGAAGTTGCCGTTCGAGTCTACCTTGTCCTCAACAAAGTACACATTCCCGTCGTTCGACCCCACAACCACAATCCGCTGGTCGCCGTTAATCGCGACTGCGGGCGAGGACTCAATCGCGTCTCCGGTCTCGACTGTCCAGACGATAGCGCCGGTGACCTTATCGATGGCGTACAGATTATGATTACTCGACCCGAGATAGAGATGGTCCCCTGCCAAAGCGGGCGATGAAGGGGGGCAGGCCTTCACATTGCCCGCGCACGCGCTCGGCGGAAACGCAAACGTTGGATCGGGTTTGCCATCGGTCCCAATCTTGAATACGTAGCCGTAGTTGTCCGCCACGTAGATGGAGTTTGTGTCTGCGTCGAACACGGGCGCCGCCAGGATCGGTCCCGCCGCTGAGAACGTCCACTTTACCGGCCCGTCCGGTTGCACCGCGTGCAGTTGGGAATCGTCCGCGCCGAAGTACAGCGTAGCGTCGGCACCCTGAGCCGGTGAGGACTGTATCCCGGCGTACGATAGGACAAACCGCTCAACGCCGTTCGGGCATACGCCGGCGAGCAATCCGGCCAGCGAGGCGACGTACACCGTGCCGTCGTTCCCGACGGTGGGTGAGGCACTGATGAGGTTGCCGATCGAAGCCGGCCAGTAATCGGCCAATGCACTTCCGGTGGCAGTCAGCCCATAGAGCAGACCGTCCCCGCCGCCCAGGTATACCGCGTCGCCATTGTCGCGCGTCGCCAGCAACGCCGTGCTTGTGATCGGTTCCGTGCCAAGGGTGGAGAAATTGAAGTTAGTGTTCTGTGTCCCGTCCGAAGTGTTCAGGGCATACAGCGTGCCATCTGTGGAGCCGATGTAGATGCGGGCTTCGGTGCTGTTAAGGACGGGGGATGCGGCAAACCTCCCTTTTGCAGGTCCTGGCGTTCCTGAGGGACAGGGAGACTTGCCGCTGGGCGGGAACACCCATCTGCACATCGGGTTGTTTACGACGTTAGGGTTCAGGACCGCCCCGGTATTTTGGTGATCGTAGCGGAACTTCTGCCACGGATGCGGCGTCGGCCCCGACACAGCGGGGAAACTCGGGGGATCGTTGAAACTGCACGTCGCGGGGCCGCTACTCGAGCAACCCACCCAAACGCCACAGAGCAGCACCGTCGCCAGCCACCCCGCTTCCCGTCTCATCGGAACCCCACCGCGTAGAGCTTGCCGTCGTCGGCACCGACGTACACTGTGCCGTCTGCAGCGATTGATGGTGAGGATCTGATGGCGGAACCGGGGGCGAGAGT
It encodes:
- a CDS encoding PQQ-binding-like beta-propeller repeat protein produces the protein MRREAGWLATVLLCGVWVGCSSSGPATCSFNDPPSFPAVSGPTPHPWQKFRYDHQNTGAVLNPNVVNNPMCRWVFPPSGKSPCPSGTPGPAKGRFAASPVLNSTEARIYIGSTDGTLYALNTSDGTQNTNFNFSTLGTEPITSTALLATRDNGDAVYLGGGDGLLYGLTATGSALADYWPASIGNLISASPTVGNDGTVYVASLAGLLAGVCPNGVERFVLSYAGIQSSPAQGADATLYFGADDSQLHAVQPDGPVKWTFSAAGPILAAPVFDADTNSIYVADNYGYVFKIGTDGKPDPTFAFPPSACAGNVKACPPSSPALAGDHLYLGSSNHNLYAIDKVTGAIVWTVETGDAIESSPAVAINGDQRIVVVGSNDGNVYFVEDKVDSNGNFIGNVGTFPIGPAVGSSPATAVRSSPAIGSDGTVYVGADDGRVYAIAPQ